A single Brachybacterium sillae DNA region contains:
- the ffh gene encoding signal recognition particle protein has translation MFTNLSDRITASLRGLRGHGRLTEADVDRTIREIRRALLDADVAVPVVREFTGRVRERALGEEVSKALNPAQQVVKIVHDELVQVLGGDTRELTWAKHPPTVIMLAGLQGAGKTTLAGKLARWMKSEGHTPLLVAADLQRPNAVNQLQIVGERAGVPVFAPEPGNGVGDPVLVAMNGVSTAQFQQHDVVIVDTAGRLGIDEEMMQQARDIRDAVNPHETLFVVDAMIGQDAARVAEAFRDGVGFTGVVLSKLDGDARGGAALSITGVTQRPILFASTGEQLDDFERFHPDRMASRILDMGDVLTLIEQAEKSFDRAEAEKAAQKIASGEDFTLDDFLRQMQQLKNMGSIKKMLGMLPNMGQFREQLEAFDEKDLGRVEAIIQSMTPAERADSKIINGSRRARIAKGSGTSVSEVNQLLERFTQAQKMMRTMGSSMMGGAGGGAPMMPGMPGMGYGKKSRGKMASPYAGTKKSKGKSKAAKARNQAALRKAAQQQRALEAGGEGAEGTEQSGSAFGGGPAGAFGGQNPFGGGMPDLSALQDLDPDQLPPEMRKLFGKGR, from the coding sequence GTGTTCACCAATCTGTCCGACCGCATCACCGCGTCCCTGCGGGGGCTGCGCGGCCACGGCCGCCTCACCGAGGCCGACGTCGACCGGACCATCCGGGAGATCCGCCGCGCCCTGCTCGACGCCGACGTCGCCGTGCCGGTGGTCCGTGAGTTCACCGGCCGGGTGCGCGAGCGCGCCCTGGGCGAGGAGGTCTCCAAGGCCCTGAACCCCGCCCAGCAGGTCGTGAAGATCGTCCACGACGAGCTGGTGCAGGTGCTCGGCGGCGACACCCGGGAACTGACCTGGGCGAAGCACCCGCCGACGGTCATCATGCTGGCCGGTCTGCAGGGTGCCGGAAAGACCACCCTGGCCGGCAAGCTCGCCCGGTGGATGAAGAGCGAGGGTCACACCCCGCTGCTCGTCGCCGCCGACCTGCAGCGCCCCAACGCCGTCAACCAGCTGCAGATCGTCGGTGAACGCGCCGGTGTGCCGGTGTTCGCGCCCGAACCCGGCAACGGTGTCGGTGACCCGGTGCTGGTGGCGATGAACGGTGTCTCCACCGCCCAGTTCCAGCAGCATGACGTGGTCATCGTCGATACGGCCGGACGTCTCGGCATCGACGAGGAGATGATGCAGCAGGCGCGGGACATCCGCGACGCCGTCAACCCCCACGAGACCCTGTTCGTCGTCGACGCGATGATCGGTCAGGACGCCGCCCGCGTGGCGGAGGCCTTCCGCGACGGCGTCGGTTTCACCGGTGTGGTGCTGTCGAAGCTCGACGGTGACGCCCGCGGTGGCGCGGCCCTGTCCATCACCGGTGTCACGCAGCGCCCGATCCTGTTCGCCTCCACCGGTGAGCAGCTCGACGACTTCGAGCGCTTCCATCCGGACCGGATGGCCAGCCGCATCCTCGACATGGGTGATGTGCTCACCCTCATCGAGCAGGCGGAGAAGAGCTTCGACCGGGCCGAGGCCGAGAAGGCCGCACAGAAGATCGCCTCCGGTGAGGACTTCACCCTTGATGACTTCCTGCGGCAGATGCAGCAGCTGAAGAACATGGGCAGCATCAAGAAGATGCTGGGGATGCTGCCCAACATGGGGCAGTTCCGCGAGCAGCTCGAGGCCTTCGACGAGAAGGACCTCGGCCGCGTCGAGGCGATCATCCAGTCGATGACCCCCGCGGAGCGCGCCGATTCGAAGATCATTAACGGGTCCCGCCGCGCCCGCATCGCCAAGGGCTCCGGCACCAGCGTCTCCGAGGTGAACCAGCTGCTGGAGCGTTTCACCCAGGCGCAGAAGATGATGCGCACCATGGGCAGCTCCATGATGGGTGGGGCCGGTGGCGGCGCCCCGATGATGCCGGGCATGCCCGGCATGGGGTACGGCAAGAAGTCCCGCGGCAAGATGGCGTCCCCCTACGCGGGCACCAAGAAGTCCAAGGGCAAGAGCAAGGCCGCGAAGGCCCGCAACCAGGCGGCCCTGCGCAAGGCCGCCCAGCAGCAGCGTGCGCTGGAAGCCGGTGGTGAGGGCGCCGAGGGCACCGAGCAGAGCGGGTCCGCGTTCGGTGGCGGCCCCGCCGGGGCGTTCGGCGGCCAGAACCCCTTCGGCGGCGGCATGCCCGACCTGTCGGCACTGCAGGACCTCGACCCGGACCAGCTGCCGCCGGAGATGCGCAAGCTGTTCGGGAAGGGTCGCTGA
- a CDS encoding amidohydrolase family protein, producing MTDTVLHLTGPILVDEHTELSQAWVVGGRLHHERPDLPAGVEVQRLDGPVVPGLADLHCHVGIGDDGAGTTLEEARRQALTDRDTGVLLIRDAGSIIDTTPLQQQQDLPRIIRCGRHLARTRRYLIGYAHELEPEQLPDAVTVEARRGDGWVKLVGDWIDRPVGDLTPCWDGPTLAAAAEAAHAAGARITAHTFAEETLPLLLDAGFDCLEHATGLTDETIRRAADSRTPVVTTLVNVGEFEQYARQGERKFPDYAAHMRRLRAARYDRTRDALDAGVPLMVGTDAGGVLGHGIIHDELDELARAGLTPTEILTAATWEPHRFLGVPGLEDGARADLLVLEADPRQDHRVLRRPAAIVVGGARVA from the coding sequence ATGACCGACACCGTCCTGCACCTGACCGGCCCGATCCTCGTCGACGAGCACACCGAGCTGTCGCAGGCGTGGGTGGTCGGTGGCCGCCTCCATCACGAGCGACCCGACCTTCCCGCCGGGGTCGAGGTGCAGCGCCTCGACGGTCCTGTGGTGCCGGGTCTTGCCGACCTCCACTGCCATGTGGGGATCGGTGATGACGGCGCCGGCACCACCCTCGAGGAGGCCCGCCGGCAGGCCCTCACCGACCGGGACACCGGGGTGCTGTTGATCCGCGACGCCGGCAGCATCATCGACACCACCCCGCTGCAGCAGCAGCAGGACCTGCCGCGGATCATCCGCTGCGGCCGCCACCTCGCCCGCACCCGCCGGTACCTCATCGGCTACGCCCACGAGCTCGAGCCCGAGCAGCTGCCGGACGCCGTCACCGTCGAGGCCCGCCGCGGCGACGGCTGGGTCAAACTCGTCGGCGACTGGATCGACCGACCCGTCGGCGACCTCACGCCCTGCTGGGACGGGCCGACCCTCGCCGCGGCCGCTGAGGCCGCGCACGCCGCAGGGGCGCGGATCACCGCCCACACCTTCGCCGAGGAGACGCTGCCGCTGCTGCTCGATGCGGGGTTCGACTGCCTCGAGCACGCCACCGGGCTGACCGACGAGACGATCCGGCGGGCCGCCGACAGCCGCACCCCGGTGGTGACGACCCTGGTGAACGTCGGGGAGTTCGAGCAGTACGCCCGTCAGGGGGAGCGGAAGTTCCCCGACTATGCCGCGCATATGCGCCGACTGCGGGCAGCCCGCTACGACCGCACCCGCGACGCCCTCGACGCCGGGGTGCCGCTGATGGTCGGCACCGACGCCGGGGGAGTGCTGGGGCACGGCATCATCCACGACGAACTCGACGAACTCGCGCGCGCGGGTCTGACCCCCACCGAGATCCTCACCGCCGCCACCTGGGAGCCCCACCGGTTCCTGGGCGTGCCGGGCCTCGAGGATGGTGCCCGCGCCGACCTGCTGGTGCTCGAGGCGGACCCGCGCCAGGACCACCGCGTGCTGCGCCGCCCCGCCGCGATCGTCGTCGGCGGTGCCCGCGTCGCCTGA